One Microcaecilia unicolor chromosome 8, aMicUni1.1, whole genome shotgun sequence DNA window includes the following coding sequences:
- the AAR2 gene encoding protein AAR2 homolog, producing the protein MCDMDPELAKWLFFEGATVIILNVPSGTEFGIDYNCWQVGPMFRGVKMIPPGIHFIYYSSNSPLHGPETGPRTGFFLNLKQRDLLILHWDPKKEQVDLTPAPEEEISRMRADLQNQDKFLGPYPYETLKKWISLTSLITEPVMKKLQPESGLISSFAEVVPVTAMRHTKDREKQNLPRYDAECKSYQEGLARLPEMKQKKGTEIRFTNIPTQMYPDGATPAEITRHSMDLSYALEMMISEHYSSQPQDILAELQFAFVCFLIGNVYEAFEHWKQLLTLLCRSEEAVGKHRALYTSLISVLYHQLGEIPADFFVDIVSQDNFLTSTLQVFFSYTCSPVVDQTLRKKVEKFKVHLTKKFKWDFEAEPEDWAPVVVEIPEGVLVD; encoded by the exons ATGTGTGATATGGACCCTGAGCTTGCAAAATGGCTCTTCTTTGAGGGAGCTACTGTTATAATCCTCAATGTGCCCAGCGGGACAGAATTTGGTATTGACTACAACTGCTGGCAGGTGGGGCCAATGTTCAGAGGGGTCAAGATGATTCCCCCCGGTATTCATTTCATCTATTACAGCTCCAATAGCCCACTTCATGGCCCGGAAACTGGGCCACGCACGGGCTTCTTCTTAAACCTGAAGCAACGAGACCTTCTGATACTGCATTGGGACCCTAAGAAAGAGCAAGTTGACCTCACCCCAGCACCAGAGGAGGAGATATCAAGAATGCGTGCGGACCTCCAAAATCAGGACAAGTTTTTGGGGCCCTATCCATATGAAACCTTGAAGAAGTGGATCTCTCTCACCAGCCTGATCACGGAACCAGTGATGAAGAAGCTGCAACCAGAGAGTGGACTGATCTCTTCCTTTGCTGAGGTGGTGCCAGTGACAGCCATGCGGCAcacaaaggacagggaaaagcagaaCCTGCCCCGTTATGATGCTGAGTGCAAGAGCTACCAGGAGGGCCTGGCACGGTTGCCagagatgaaacaaaaaaagGGGACAGAGATCCGATTCACAAATATACCCACTCAGATGTATCCAGATGGCGCCACACCGGCAGAGATAACACGTCACAGTATGGACCTCAGCTATGCCCTGGAAATGATGATCAGTGAGCACTACTCCAGCCAGCCTCAAGACATACTTG cggAGCTTCAGTTTGCGTTTGTCTGCTTCCTTATTGGGAATGTGTACGAGGCATTTGAGCACTGGAAGCAACTGTTGACACTCCTGTGCCGTTCAGAGGAGGCAGTGGGGAAGCACAGGGCCCTGTACACTAGCCTCATCTCTGTTCTTTACCACCAGCTTGGTGAGATTCCAGCAGACTTCTTTGTGGACATTGTTTCTCAGGATAACTTCTTGACCAGCACATTGCAG gtGTTCTTCTCCTACACTTGCAGCCCTGTTGTGGACCAAACACTGAGGAAAAAGGTGGAAAAGTTCAAGGTGCATCTGACCAAGAAATTCAAGTGGGATTTTGAAGCTGAACCTGAGGACTGGGCTCCAGTAGTAGTGGAGATTCCAGAGGGGGTTCTGGTGGACTGA